The region CTCGGCCTGCAGGCCGTCGAGCAGCAGCGCGAAGTCGGGCAGGCCGAGATCGTTCTGCTTGCCGGTGGAATCGCGCTGCAGGGTGGCGGCCTGGTCTTCCTTGACCGCCTTGGTGTCCCAGAGCAGGCGGCCGATCAGGGTCGACTTGCCGTCATCGACGCTGCCGCAGGTAATCAGGCGCAGCGGGCGCGAGTCGCGCTGGGCCTTCTGCGGTTCGGCCGCGGGCAGGCTGACGGCGGTGGCCGAGACGGCGGTGTTGGCTGCGGTCATCTCAGAAATATCCTTCACGCTTCTTCTTTTCCATGGAGCCGGACTGGTCGCGGTCGATGGCGCGGCCCTGGCGTTCGGACACCGTTGCGATTTCGAGTTCGGCAATCACCTCTTCCAGCGTGGTCGCCTGGGAGCGGATGGCGCCGGTCAGCGGGAAGTCGCCGAGGGTGCGGAAGCGGATCATGCCTTCCTGGCGGACTTCGCCGGGCAGCAGTTCCAGGCGCGGATCCTCGGCCAGGATCATCATGCCGTCGCGCTCCACGAAGGGCCGCTTCTTGGCGTAATAGAGCGGCACCAGCGGAATGTCTTCGGCCTGGATGTAACGCCAGATATCCACCTCGGTCCAGTTCGACAGCGGGAAGGCGCGCACGCTCTCACCCTTGCGGATCATGCCGTTATAGACGTTCCACAGTTCCGGCCGCTGGTTGCGCGGGTCCCAGCGATGGTCGGGCGTGCGGAAGGAATAGATGCGCTCCTTGGCGCGGCTGGCCTCCTCGTCGCGCCGCGCGCCGCCGAAAGCGGCGTCGAACTGGCCGGCATCGAGTGCCTGGCGCAGACCCTCGGTCTTCATGATGTCGGTGAAGGCGGCCGAACCATGGGTGAAGGGGGTGATGTTTTCGGCCGCACCGCGCGGATTGATGTGCTCGATCAGGTCGAGATCGTACTTCCTGGCGGTCTCGTCGCGGAAGGCGATCATCTCGCGGAACTTCCAGCCGGTGTTCACATGCAGCAGCGGGAAGGGCACGCGGCCGGGATAGAAGGCCTTGCGCGCCAGGTGCAGCAGCACCGAGGAATCCTTGCCGATCGAATAGAGCATGACCGGACGCTCGAATTCGGCCGCAACCTCGCGGAAGATATGGATGGATTCGTTTTCCAGCGCCTTCAGATGCGGGTCGAGCGGCGCCTTGGCGCTCTGCGGGTTGCTGAGTTCCGTATCCGGACGGCTATCGGGCATGTCTTACTCCAGACTGTCGATCTTTGCGGCTGCCCACAAAGCAATTCTTGAGGTGTCGGATTTCCGGGGCGGCGGTTGCCGCACCCTGGAGCCATGGATTGGTTATTGTGCGGCGATCACCGCGGCCTCTTCGGCGACATGCAGGCCGCATTCGCGCGTCTCGTCCTGCTCCCACCACCAGCGGCCGGCGCGTTCCGGCTCGCCGGGCTTGATCGCCCGCGTGCAGGGCTCGCAGCCGATCGAGGGATAGCCGCGGGCATGCAGCGGATTGACCGGCACGCCGTTGTCGGACACGAAGGCCTTGATCGCCTCCAGGTCCCAATCGGCGAGCGGATTGACCTTCAAGAGGTGCCGTTCTGCGTCATACTCGGCAAAGGGCGTCTCGGCACGGTTGGCCGACTGGCCGCGGCGCAGGCCGGTGATCCAGATCGTCGCCCCTTCGAGTGCGCGCGCAAGCGGCTTCAGCTTGCGCACGCCGCAACAGGCATGCCGTGCTTCGACGCTCTCGTAGAAGCCGTTGAGGCCGTATTTCGCTGCATAGGCGTCGAGATCGGCCTTCTCGGGCTCGTAGCGCTGGATATGGATGTCGTACTGGCTTTCCGTCTCTTCGATCAGCGACAGCGTCTCGGCAAACAGCCGGCCGGTCTGCAGCGTCGCGACGTCGATCGGCAGGCGGTGCGTGCCGATTTCGGCGGTGATCACCTGGTCCTCGATGCCGAGCGAGGTGGTGAACACCACGCGGCCGCCAAGGCCGGAGACCAGCGACAGACGCCCGGCCAGGTCGAGACCCGCCAGCTTGTCGTTCAGCGCCCCGGCTTCCGCAATCGGCCCTTTTTCTGCAATCCTATTGATAACAGTCATGAGAATCCTGTCCTTTGTTGACGGGAGTATCGCAGTTCAATCCTGGATCGGACAGAAAAAGGGATTTCGAAAGCTGCGGCCGGAGGAGCAAATATCTCTCCGAAGCTGCCGCAATGCAAAAAAACAGCCGCCCGAGGACAAAAGTCCCCGCGAACAGCTTGTATGTCTATAAAAATAGTAGAGTTACACGCGGCCTGTCAATCCGAAATCTGAAGTGATGCCGAAAAAGGTGCAGAGCAGGCGGTTTTGGCGTAGATTGCCGGCGCTTGGCCAAGAACAAAAAACAAGGCCAAAACGCTTGATCCTCAAGGCTTTCCACGGCGCGTTCAAATTCCGTTCATGCTGACTATGCCATAGAGGCGAAAGTACTTCCGTAGCGGCGCGGAGATTCGCGCCGCCTGTGTGTCGATGGTCTGAGATGATTACGCAAAAGGCGAAATATGCGCTGCGGGCGCTGACGGTTCTGGCGGATGCCGACGCCGACGAACCGGTGATGATTTCCGACATCGCCGCCCAGCAGAAGATCCCGAAGAAGTTCCTCGAACAGATCCTGCTCGACCTGAAGCATCACGGCATCGTCGTCAGCCGCCGCGGCAAGCAGGGAGGCTATCTCCTGCTGAAGCCCGCCCACACCATCACCTTCGGCGAGATCCTGCGCATCATCGACGGCCCGATCGCGCCGTTGCCGTGCCTGTCGATCACCGCCTACCGCCGGTGCGACGATTGCGACGGCGAACAGAACTGCCAGATCCGCCACGTCTTCGCCAAGGTCGCCGATGCCACCCGCAAGGTGCTGTTCTCGACGACCATCGCCGACGCCGTCGGCCCAAGACATGGCGCCGAAGTCACCAGGCTGCTCGCCTGAGCGGCCGCTTTCCTCAGATCATCCCGCTTCGGCCCGCCGGGCTCTGATCGCCGCGGCGATGAAGACGCGCGAGAGGCCGTGATACAGCGGCTCGCGCGACAGGAGCCGCGAGGTGATGTAACCGATCATCGACACCGCCATGATCGGGATGACGGCTTGGTGATCGCCGGTCATTTCCAGAATGATGACGAAGGCCGTCATCGGCGCCTGCACCACGCCGGAGAAATAGCCGGCCATGCCGAGGATCGCCGCGAGCGCAATGCCGCTGCCCATCAACTGGCCGACGGTGCTGCCGAAGCCGGCGCCGACGGCAAGCGAAGGCGCGAAGATGCCGCCCGGAATGCCTGAAATCATCGACAGGAAGCCGGCAACCAGCTTTTCCAGGAAGAAGACGAGGGGAAGGGGGGTGCCCTCGACGGCCCCTTTCGCCTGGTCGTAACCGGTGCCGAAGGTGGTGCCGCCCGAGAGCAGGCCGATGATGGCGACGGCAAGGCCGCAGACGGCCGCCAGCAGCACCATCCGCCGCAGCGGCTGCGGCTGCGCGAAACGGCGGATATGCTGGCCGGCATGGAGCGCAAGGCCGCTGAATGCAGCGCCAAGGGCGCCGCCGCCGATGCCGCAGACGAGCACCAGTCCCCAGTCGCGCGGCGATGCCGGCGCAACCGATGTCGAGCCGAAATAATTATAGCTGCCGGCAAGCCCGAGCGCGGCAAGGCCCGACAGGATGACGGCGGTCAGCACGAGGCCGTTGGCACGCGATTCATAGGTCCGGCTCATCTCCTCGATGGCAAAGACGATGCCGGCGAGCGGCGTGTTGAAGGCGGCGGCGATGCCGGCCGCCGAACCGGCAAGGATCAGGCCGCGGGCTTGCGCCATGCCGCCGAAGCGGGCAACCGCCAGCATGATCGATGCGCCCACCTGCACCGTCGGCCCTTCGCGGCCGATCGATGCGCCGCTGAGGAGGCCGAGCACCGTCAGCACGATCTTGCCGAAGACGAGCCGCAGCGACAGCAGGCGGGTGCGGTCTTCCGGGTCGCGCAGATGCCGGGCGGCGATCGCCTGGGGAATGCCGCTGCCCTGCGCGTTCGGGAAAAACCGCGCGGCGAGATAGGCCGACAGCATGAAGCCGAGCGGCGTGATGACGAGCGGCAGCAGGAAGCCCCATTCGCCCGATGTGGTCAGGCCGGCAAAGGCGCGCTGGGCGAGATCGGCAAGCCTGGCAAAGCCGACGCTGATGATGCCGATCGCAAAGGCGCCGAACCAGAAGATCAGCCGTGGGCGCCAGAGTGCGAGGGAACCCCAGAGAACACGGGAGCGGCGTAGAAGTCGGGATTTGCGATACAACACTGGCATGCCGAAACGGATGTTGGATAGACGCTCTTCCTAGAGCTTTTCCTGGTTAGATTGAAGCATTCTGCCGGAGCAGGTTTTCGTCAGGGCAGAGGCGATTGGCGATGGGCATACCCCTTGGTACGTCCGAGCCGATCGCCTCTGATCCTGGCGGAAAGATGCCCGGCCCTTCGGGTTGGCTGAAACGGGCCGGCTGATCGACCGGCCGGCTTGGCCGTAGAGCTGGGCTACGACGCGCGCCGGCCGGTCGACCATCCGACTCCGTTTGAGCCAACAGAATGCTTCAATCTAACCAGGAAAAGCTCTAACCCCGTTTGCCGGGAAAGGACCATCTCTTTCTTCAAAATTTGGTGAAATGGCTTTTCACGCCGCCGCAATGCTCCACCTGCCTGCCCATTCGGGTAGGGAGAAGATCCATGTTTGCACTTTCGACAAAGCATGTGCTGGCTGCCGTCGGTCTGTCGGCCGCCCTGGCGACGAGCGCTGCCGCCCATCACGGCTGGTCGTGGGCGGAGGCCGATCAGATCGAGCTTCGCGGCACCATCGAGAAGATTTCCATGGGCGGGCCGCATCCGACCCTCGATGTCGCCACCACCGATGACGGCCTCTGGCGTGTCGAACTCGGCAATCCGCGCCAGACGGAGCGCTCCGGCTTCGTCGAGGGCGTCGCCAAACCAGGCGATCAGGTGATCGCCCTCGGAAACCGTTCGCAGGATCCGCAGGAGAAGCGGATGAAGGCGGTGCGCATCACCATCGGCGAGAAGCGCTACGATATCTATCCCGACCGCATCAAGACGAACTGAGCCAGGGCGAACCGAGAAGTGATCGCCGTCCTCGAATGGCTGTCAGCCACCGCACCCGCGGTCGCGCTCCGGCGCTCCGCAACACTCTACATGTTCGTCAATACAGCCCATATCCTGGCGATCGGCCTGCTCGTCGGCGCCATCCTGCCGCTTGATCTCAGGCTTGCCGGCTTTTTCCGCAAGGTGCCGGTGGAGATCGTCGCGCCGTTTCTGTCGCGTTCGGCGGGCATCGGCCTTGCCGCGGCCATTCTCACCGGCGTCTGTCTCTTCAGCGTCCGGGCTGCCGAATATGCCGCCAATCCGGCGTTCCTTGCCAAGCTTTGCCTGATTGCCTTCGGATTGCTCAATGTACTGGCGGTGCACGCCGGACATGCCTGGCGAACGGCAACCACGGTCGGCATTCTGCGCCCGGCGATAAGAGTTTCGGCGGCTCTGTCGGCGACGATATGGATCGCTACCCTTGTGGCGGGTCGCTGGATCGGGTTTCTCTGATGCGGTCGCTCCCTATTTCCAGCCGAGGCGCATCGGCTTGCGCCTGTGCAGGAGAGTTGAATAGACCGCCATGATCAGTCGCCGTCCGTCACCAGCGCGAAGAAGATTATCACTGACTATCTGTCACTCACCGCCGCCCTTGGATTAACCCACGGCTCCTGGTTGGAGCGTGCCAGCGGCTGTTTGCCGAGGATGTGGTCGGCCGCTTTCTCGCCGGTCATGATCGACGGGCCGTTCAGGTTGCCGTAGGTGACGTGCGGGAAGATCGAGCTGTCGGCGACGCGTAGGCCATCGACGCCGATCACCCGGGTCTGCGGATCGACCACGGCCATCGGATCGTCCTTGGCGCCCATCTTGCATGTGCCGCAGGGGTGGTAGGCGCTTTCCAGATGCTCGCGCAGGAAGGCGTCGATCTCTTCGTCGCTCTGCACGCCCTCTCCGGGCTGGATCTCTGCCCCGCGATAGTCGTCGAAGGCCTTCTGGCCGAAGATCTCGCGGGTGAGGCGCACGCAGTGGCGGAATTTCTCCCAGTCCTCGGCATGGCTCATATAGTTGAAGCGCAGCACCGGCTCGGCCTTCGGGTCGGGCGAACGCAGCGTCACGCTGCCGCGCGATTTCGACAGGTTGTAACCGACATGCACCTGGAAACCATGGCTTTTGGCCGCCGCCTTGCCGTCATAGCTGATCGCCACCGGCAGAAAATGATACTGGATGTCGGGCTGCTTCAGCCCCGGTGCTGAGCGAAGGAAGGCGCAGGCCTCGAACTGGTTGGAGGCGCCGAGCCCGCCCTTCGACAGCAGCCATTGCGCGCCCGCCACCCCCTGCCAGAACCAGGGCAGCCAGGAATAGAGCGACACCGGTTTGGTGCTGATCTGCTGGAAATAGAATTCCATATGGTCCTGCAGATTGGCGCCGACACCCGGCCGGTCGGCCTTCACCTCGATGCCCATCTCCTTCAGATGCTCGGCCGGTCCGATGCCCGAGAGCATCAAAAGCTTCGGCGAATTGAACGAGGAGGCCGAGACGATCACCTCGCGGTTCGCCTTCACCACCTCGATCCTGCCGCCGCGGTCGATCTCGACGCCCGTCGCCCGGCCGTTCTCGATCATTACCTTGCGCGCGAAGCCGTAGACGATCTCGACATTCTTCCGCTTCAGCGCCGGTTTCAGATAGGCGTTGGCGGCAGACCAGCGGCGGCCGGAAAAGATGGTCTGCTCCATCAGCCCGAAGCCTTCCTGCTTGCTGCCGTTATAATCCTCCGTCGTTTCGAAACCCGCCTGTTTGCCGGCCTCGATGAAGGCGCGAAACAGCGGATTGGTGAAGCCGCCGCGCTGGACATGCAGCGGCCCCTCGGTGCCGCGCCAGCCCTCCTCGCCGCCATGCGAATGTTCCATCCGCTTGAAATAGGGGAGCACGTCGGCATAGGCCCAGCCGCTGGCGCCAAGCTCCTCCCAGCGGTTGAAATCCTCGGCATGGCCGCGCACATAGACCATACCGTTGATCGAGGAGGAGCCGCCGATCACCTTGCCGCGC is a window of Rhizobium sp. N324 DNA encoding:
- a CDS encoding chloride channel protein — protein: MPVLYRKSRLLRRSRVLWGSLALWRPRLIFWFGAFAIGIISVGFARLADLAQRAFAGLTTSGEWGFLLPLVITPLGFMLSAYLAARFFPNAQGSGIPQAIAARHLRDPEDRTRLLSLRLVFGKIVLTVLGLLSGASIGREGPTVQVGASIMLAVARFGGMAQARGLILAGSAAGIAAAFNTPLAGIVFAIEEMSRTYESRANGLVLTAVILSGLAALGLAGSYNYFGSTSVAPASPRDWGLVLVCGIGGGALGAAFSGLALHAGQHIRRFAQPQPLRRMVLLAAVCGLAVAIIGLLSGGTTFGTGYDQAKGAVEGTPLPLVFFLEKLVAGFLSMISGIPGGIFAPSLAVGAGFGSTVGQLMGSGIALAAILGMAGYFSGVVQAPMTAFVIILEMTGDHQAVIPIMAVSMIGYITSRLLSREPLYHGLSRVFIAAAIRARRAEAG
- a CDS encoding phosphoadenylyl-sulfate reductase, with the translated sequence MTVINRIAEKGPIAEAGALNDKLAGLDLAGRLSLVSGLGGRVVFTTSLGIEDQVITAEIGTHRLPIDVATLQTGRLFAETLSLIEETESQYDIHIQRYEPEKADLDAYAAKYGLNGFYESVEARHACCGVRKLKPLARALEGATIWITGLRRGQSANRAETPFAEYDAERHLLKVNPLADWDLEAIKAFVSDNGVPVNPLHARGYPSIGCEPCTRAIKPGEPERAGRWWWEQDETRECGLHVAEEAAVIAAQ
- a CDS encoding DUF6644 family protein, encoding MIAVLEWLSATAPAVALRRSATLYMFVNTAHILAIGLLVGAILPLDLRLAGFFRKVPVEIVAPFLSRSAGIGLAAAILTGVCLFSVRAAEYAANPAFLAKLCLIAFGLLNVLAVHAGHAWRTATTVGILRPAIRVSAALSATIWIATLVAGRWIGFL
- a CDS encoding DUF6152 family protein, with amino-acid sequence MFALSTKHVLAAVGLSAALATSAAAHHGWSWAEADQIELRGTIEKISMGGPHPTLDVATTDDGLWRVELGNPRQTERSGFVEGVAKPGDQVIALGNRSQDPQEKRMKAVRITIGEKRYDIYPDRIKTN
- the betA gene encoding choline dehydrogenase; this encodes MQQADFVIIGSGSAGSALAYRLSEDGKNSVLVIEAGGSDFGPFIQMPAALAWPMSMKRYNWGYLSEPEPNLNNRRITAPRGKVIGGSSSINGMVYVRGHAEDFNRWEELGASGWAYADVLPYFKRMEHSHGGEEGWRGTEGPLHVQRGGFTNPLFRAFIEAGKQAGFETTEDYNGSKQEGFGLMEQTIFSGRRWSAANAYLKPALKRKNVEIVYGFARKVMIENGRATGVEIDRGGRIEVVKANREVIVSASSFNSPKLLMLSGIGPAEHLKEMGIEVKADRPGVGANLQDHMEFYFQQISTKPVSLYSWLPWFWQGVAGAQWLLSKGGLGASNQFEACAFLRSAPGLKQPDIQYHFLPVAISYDGKAAAKSHGFQVHVGYNLSKSRGSVTLRSPDPKAEPVLRFNYMSHAEDWEKFRHCVRLTREIFGQKAFDDYRGAEIQPGEGVQSDEEIDAFLREHLESAYHPCGTCKMGAKDDPMAVVDPQTRVIGVDGLRVADSSIFPHVTYGNLNGPSIMTGEKAADHILGKQPLARSNQEPWVNPRAAVSDR
- the cysD gene encoding sulfate adenylyltransferase subunit CysD, whose amino-acid sequence is MPDSRPDTELSNPQSAKAPLDPHLKALENESIHIFREVAAEFERPVMLYSIGKDSSVLLHLARKAFYPGRVPFPLLHVNTGWKFREMIAFRDETARKYDLDLIEHINPRGAAENITPFTHGSAAFTDIMKTEGLRQALDAGQFDAAFGGARRDEEASRAKERIYSFRTPDHRWDPRNQRPELWNVYNGMIRKGESVRAFPLSNWTEVDIWRYIQAEDIPLVPLYYAKKRPFVERDGMMILAEDPRLELLPGEVRQEGMIRFRTLGDFPLTGAIRSQATTLEEVIAELEIATVSERQGRAIDRDQSGSMEKKKREGYF
- a CDS encoding RrF2 family transcriptional regulator — encoded protein: MITQKAKYALRALTVLADADADEPVMISDIAAQQKIPKKFLEQILLDLKHHGIVVSRRGKQGGYLLLKPAHTITFGEILRIIDGPIAPLPCLSITAYRRCDDCDGEQNCQIRHVFAKVADATRKVLFSTTIADAVGPRHGAEVTRLLA